One genomic region from Metallosphaera tengchongensis encodes:
- a CDS encoding energy-coupling factor transporter transmembrane component T family protein: protein MESVIVELVSWGLFIYGSLVPALVVLLLIGITGFVEITRYERGTSLYYRLNPLTKVLFGLTITVVASTTAWWISAFMVTGLLLSYLSLHDGLRKFKYASYTMFSTLVGVTWSTAPFTPYSTLELAGFHQSTVLWTWPPYFQFFGYEPYLTLQQVIYGVQVSFRVASVIIASFITILTTTPSDLFRMLSKLKVPLAISFALTVAFTSVPKIFDLLDTSVKMQFLRGFGYGKPGFVRPFYMLAALFLAITPTVIYLARAAKNLAISVDTRAFMAKEGRTSLVELGFSSHDYMMFGLMIGLVLLAVLANLFGFGRTIPYTGL from the coding sequence ATTGAAAGCGTAATTGTAGAGCTAGTTAGTTGGGGTTTGTTCATATACGGCTCCCTGGTCCCAGCACTAGTTGTCCTATTGTTGATAGGAATTACAGGCTTTGTGGAAATAACGAGATACGAGCGGGGGACCTCGTTATATTATAGGCTGAATCCCTTGACTAAGGTCTTGTTTGGGTTAACCATTACCGTGGTCGCGTCCACTACAGCGTGGTGGATAAGCGCCTTCATGGTGACAGGTTTGTTGCTGTCATACCTATCCTTACATGACGGTCTGAGGAAGTTCAAATATGCGTCATACACAATGTTCTCTACTCTGGTAGGGGTAACGTGGTCCACGGCTCCTTTCACTCCATACTCTACGTTGGAGTTGGCGGGGTTTCATCAAAGCACAGTGTTGTGGACATGGCCTCCTTACTTTCAGTTCTTTGGATACGAACCTTACCTGACTTTACAGCAAGTGATTTACGGAGTGCAAGTCTCCTTCAGGGTAGCATCTGTGATAATAGCTTCCTTCATTACGATCCTGACTACGACTCCCTCAGATCTCTTTAGGATGCTTAGCAAGCTGAAGGTACCCTTGGCTATTTCCTTTGCCCTGACTGTTGCCTTCACCTCTGTGCCTAAGATCTTCGACCTTCTGGACACGTCGGTGAAGATGCAGTTCTTGAGGGGGTTCGGTTACGGAAAACCAGGATTCGTTAGACCTTTCTACATGTTAGCTGCTCTATTCTTAGCAATTACCCCTACCGTAATTTACTTGGCAAGGGCAGCAAAGAACCTCGCTATTTCAGTTGACACTAGAGCGTTCATGGCTAAGGAGGGTAGAACCAGTCTCGTAGAGTTGGGTTTCAGTAGCCACGACTACATGATGTTTGGACTCATGATAGGGCTTGTTCTCCTTGCAGTCCTTGCAAACTTGTTTGGGTTTGGTAGGACAATTCCCTACACGGGCTTGTGA
- a CDS encoding ArsR/SmtB family transcription factor, whose amino-acid sequence MSNRPLVLELESFFSALSDETRLEIVLYLMSRDGATVQEISSSLNKSQSLVSHHLSCLRNCGVVTVERRGKFSVYALNGGGVNKILNEAIEHVSKHSKSILSCEIVREEVQEREGKSKPTLSNHP is encoded by the coding sequence ATGTCCAACAGACCATTAGTACTGGAGCTTGAATCTTTCTTCTCAGCGCTCTCAGATGAGACCAGACTCGAGATCGTGCTCTACCTTATGTCCAGGGATGGTGCTACCGTGCAGGAGATCTCATCCTCGTTGAACAAGTCCCAGTCCCTTGTCTCGCATCACCTCTCCTGTCTGAGGAACTGTGGTGTAGTGACTGTGGAGAGGAGGGGTAAGTTTTCAGTTTACGCACTGAACGGAGGGGGTGTGAACAAGATCCTCAATGAGGCTATTGAACACGTGAGCAAGCACAGCAAGTCTATTCTATCGTGCGAGATTGTAAGGGAGGAGGTTCAGGAGAGGGAAGGGAAGAGCAAGCCGACTCTCTCCAACCACCCCTAA
- a CDS encoding beta-ketoacyl-ACP reductase, giving the protein MSSVSHPSSLALVTGGASGIGLVTAEVLSKAGFNVAIGDIKGYEEKAKELSQKGLTVKGFKLDVTDWDSCRAFVSEAKSVFNSDHVDVLVNNAGVLKDNLFVKMTREEWDFVIKVNLYGAFNMTKQVVEDMMRVGHGRIINLSSLSWTGNVGQANYSASKAGLVGFTKALSKELGRYNITVNAVAPGLIDTAMTKGIPDKVMEKFMERIPLKRKGSPQEVAEVIAFLASDRASYVTGEVLGITGGLTF; this is encoded by the coding sequence ATGTCAAGCGTATCCCATCCTTCAAGTCTAGCCCTTGTGACAGGAGGGGCAAGCGGGATAGGGTTGGTCACAGCTGAGGTCCTATCCAAAGCAGGTTTTAACGTTGCCATTGGGGACATCAAGGGATATGAGGAGAAGGCTAAGGAGTTATCCCAAAAGGGGCTTACAGTTAAAGGATTTAAACTAGACGTGACCGACTGGGACTCCTGCAGGGCGTTCGTCTCCGAAGCAAAATCGGTCTTCAATAGTGACCACGTGGATGTCCTTGTGAACAACGCTGGTGTCCTGAAGGACAACCTCTTCGTGAAGATGACAAGGGAGGAGTGGGACTTCGTAATCAAGGTAAACCTCTACGGAGCGTTTAATATGACAAAGCAAGTGGTTGAGGATATGATGAGGGTAGGTCACGGGAGGATAATAAACCTCTCCTCCCTAAGTTGGACAGGGAACGTGGGTCAGGCCAACTATTCAGCCTCGAAGGCAGGCTTAGTAGGTTTCACCAAGGCTCTGTCCAAGGAACTGGGGAGATATAACATCACTGTGAACGCAGTCGCTCCAGGTTTAATAGACACCGCCATGACCAAGGGGATCCCAGACAAGGTCATGGAGAAGTTCATGGAGAGGATACCGTTGAAGAGAAAGGGATCTCCCCAGGAGGTGGCAGAAGTCATAGCTTTCCTAGCGTCAGACAGGGCCTCCTACGTTACCGGTGAAGTGTTAGGAATAACCGGAGGGCTTACCTTCTGA
- a CDS encoding thiolase family protein gives MILGYSGLIYKKFDGSAFNLLSDAVDNALDMAGIGREKLDGLIATHLPGTFDGNVSLHFYTAQLSQYLGIRPRFLDYVDFGGASALAMLYRAEKAISAGDADYVVLIVGGKASPLREKKVTADSVDRAFQHVTLSPFDPVFRVYDDMNPVTDYALVANRHSYLFGTTDQQRASIAVKQRFNAMGNPKAIYREPLRVEDVLSSRVVSSPLRLLEIVYPVDGFHVFVVGKSGGKSDLRPLRIKYFGEAHWAEMPPELPDITTTPALESAKGARGELDRVDCFQLYDSFTITVLLQIEDIGLAEKGKGGKFSEEVDFTYKGERPINTGGGSLNVGQPAYMSGGVILEEALIQLNGEGGGRQVKGVDSVLLNGIGGWNRAHSTTLVLGE, from the coding sequence GTGATACTAGGTTACTCAGGTTTGATATACAAAAAGTTCGACGGCTCTGCCTTCAACCTCCTCTCAGATGCAGTCGACAACGCCTTGGATATGGCTGGAATAGGAAGGGAGAAGTTGGACGGACTGATCGCAACCCACCTGCCTGGGACTTTTGACGGAAACGTATCCCTACACTTTTACACAGCCCAGCTCTCCCAGTACCTAGGAATAAGGCCTAGGTTCCTGGACTACGTAGATTTCGGAGGGGCCTCCGCATTGGCCATGTTGTACAGGGCGGAGAAAGCAATATCTGCGGGAGACGCAGATTACGTAGTGTTGATAGTCGGAGGAAAGGCCTCCCCATTGAGGGAGAAGAAGGTAACAGCAGACTCAGTGGATAGGGCTTTCCAGCACGTGACCTTGTCACCCTTCGATCCGGTATTCCGGGTATATGACGACATGAACCCGGTAACGGATTACGCACTGGTAGCTAACAGGCACAGCTACCTCTTTGGTACCACAGACCAGCAAAGGGCTAGCATAGCTGTTAAACAGAGGTTCAACGCCATGGGTAACCCCAAGGCGATCTACAGGGAACCTCTAAGAGTTGAGGACGTGTTGTCCTCGAGGGTCGTTAGCTCACCCTTGAGGCTCCTTGAGATAGTGTACCCCGTTGACGGGTTCCACGTCTTTGTGGTAGGAAAGTCCGGAGGAAAGTCAGACCTCAGGCCCTTGAGGATCAAGTACTTTGGGGAGGCACACTGGGCTGAGATGCCCCCAGAGCTCCCAGACATCACCACAACCCCTGCTCTGGAGAGCGCAAAGGGGGCGAGAGGCGAACTGGATAGGGTAGACTGCTTTCAACTCTATGACTCCTTCACCATAACGGTACTCCTGCAGATCGAGGACATAGGACTCGCTGAAAAGGGTAAAGGAGGTAAGTTTTCCGAGGAAGTGGACTTTACATATAAGGGAGAGAGGCCAATAAATACTGGAGGGGGGTCGCTGAACGTGGGTCAGCCAGCCTACATGAGCGGAGGGGTCATTTTGGAGGAGGCCCTAATCCAGCTTAACGGGGAAGGGGGAGGCAGACAGGTTAAGGGGGTCGACTCTGTCCTGTTGAACGGTATAGGGGGATGGAACAGGGCTCATTCCACAACCTTAGTTTTGGGTGAGTGA
- a CDS encoding Zn-ribbon domain-containing OB-fold protein: MEEFKRGRVPYILCEGCGHRFFYVRDRCPKCHGRKLNVELSSGEGTVYSITEFNGVFYGIVEMKEGFRLYTNFRGEVKIGDKVKAIPGKGRPEFERVA; encoded by the coding sequence ATGGAGGAGTTCAAGCGAGGTAGAGTTCCATATATTCTATGCGAGGGTTGCGGACACAGGTTCTTCTACGTGAGGGATAGGTGTCCGAAGTGCCACGGGAGGAAGCTAAACGTTGAGCTGAGTTCAGGGGAGGGCACTGTATATTCCATCACTGAGTTCAACGGAGTATTTTATGGTATAGTGGAGATGAAGGAGGGATTTAGGCTCTACACTAACTTCAGGGGAGAAGTGAAAATAGGTGACAAGGTAAAAGCCATCCCTGGCAAAGGGAGACCGGAGTTCGAGAGGGTAGCGTAG
- a CDS encoding ABC transporter ATP-binding protein: protein MKFVEMENLSVTYPGRGKPSLRVDRLEIEEGESVLVVGKSGSGKSTLVNAINGVIPNLIRAEVSGEVLVYGLDVDRTPLREISSVVGTLLQDPESQVFNFRVVDEVAFGPENLMLPRDEISRRVQDAMRFTGISHLAEMDVRSLSGGELQRTALASILSLNPKALILDEPTSNIDPLGTRQIFTLLKAFREERRSMIIVEHKVERVLPYVDRVIVVDQGRLELDLHRDEIVEFSEELLKRGVDVPDHFLYLRRAGAKNIDRELLKGYRPPSTTRRRGDEEVLYSKVRVETREGRTLVDAELSLRRGEIVALMGMNGAGKSSLLKAIVGVLDRKLRVEARVLVNGKDISNYHIVDRGRYVTYLPQNFDLMFVKGKVRDEIAFTMKNHKTFSEESLGKLLKLFHLEGIKEEDPMTLSMGQRRRVAMASVLASGAKIVLMDEPTSGQDWYHKSALGEELHSLRELGYSFLVVTHDSRFVDRFCDYIQVMREGKIVKGGTPEEIFLSKEELGIYPPSEYEVMEDAD from the coding sequence ATGAAGTTTGTGGAGATGGAGAACCTTTCCGTAACCTATCCGGGAAGAGGGAAGCCGAGCCTAAGAGTGGACAGGTTGGAGATCGAAGAGGGTGAGTCTGTACTGGTCGTGGGCAAGTCTGGATCTGGTAAGTCCACGTTAGTGAACGCTATAAACGGGGTCATCCCAAACCTGATTAGGGCGGAGGTGTCAGGGGAGGTGCTCGTATATGGACTGGACGTAGATAGGACACCTCTGCGGGAGATAAGCTCCGTAGTAGGTACACTGTTACAGGACCCGGAGTCTCAGGTATTCAACTTCAGGGTCGTAGACGAGGTGGCCTTCGGGCCTGAAAACCTCATGCTACCTAGGGATGAGATATCTAGGAGAGTACAAGACGCCATGAGGTTCACTGGGATATCCCACTTGGCTGAGATGGACGTAAGAAGCCTATCTGGAGGGGAGTTGCAGAGAACCGCACTAGCCTCGATCTTATCCCTTAACCCTAAGGCGCTCATATTGGACGAGCCGACTTCAAATATAGACCCACTTGGCACAAGGCAGATCTTCACTCTCCTTAAGGCCTTTAGGGAAGAGAGGAGGAGCATGATTATCGTAGAGCACAAGGTAGAGAGGGTCCTTCCCTACGTGGATAGGGTCATCGTAGTGGATCAGGGCAGACTGGAGCTGGACTTGCACAGGGATGAGATCGTTGAGTTCTCTGAGGAGTTGCTGAAGAGGGGGGTTGACGTACCTGACCACTTCCTATACCTCAGGAGAGCTGGGGCTAAGAATATTGACCGTGAATTGTTGAAGGGTTACAGACCGCCCTCCACGACTAGGAGAAGGGGGGACGAGGAAGTCCTGTACTCTAAGGTAAGGGTTGAAACACGGGAGGGGAGGACCCTTGTTGACGCTGAGCTCAGTCTGAGGAGAGGTGAAATCGTTGCACTTATGGGAATGAACGGTGCAGGGAAGAGCAGCCTTCTGAAGGCCATAGTCGGGGTTCTAGATAGGAAGCTGAGAGTTGAGGCAAGGGTTTTAGTAAACGGGAAGGACATAAGCAATTACCACATCGTGGACAGAGGAAGGTACGTGACCTACCTACCGCAGAACTTCGACCTAATGTTCGTGAAGGGGAAGGTGAGGGACGAAATTGCCTTCACCATGAAGAACCACAAGACCTTCTCTGAGGAGTCGTTGGGAAAGCTCCTGAAGCTTTTCCACCTGGAGGGGATCAAGGAAGAGGACCCCATGACCCTATCCATGGGACAGAGGAGGAGGGTAGCAATGGCCTCCGTGCTTGCCTCAGGGGCTAAGATAGTATTAATGGATGAACCGACCAGCGGTCAAGATTGGTACCACAAGTCCGCCCTTGGGGAGGAACTTCATAGTTTAAGGGAGTTGGGTTACTCCTTCCTCGTTGTCACTCACGACTCCAGGTTCGTGGATAGGTTCTGCGACTATATCCAAGTGATGAGGGAAGGGAAGATTGTTAAGGGAGGTACCCCAGAAGAGATCTTTCTCTCCAAGGAGGAGCTGGGTATATACCCTCCCTCGGAGTATGAGGTGATGGAGGACGCTGATTGA
- the hpaD gene encoding 3,4-dihydroxyphenylacetate 2,3-dioxygenase produces MINVLRLSHVCVRVTDLEKAEDLYVNLLGFVKTERDGDFLYLRGIEEGQHHSLVLKRAKTPGLCYVALRVKDDLDKVREILPNRSVRVKEKGVEDAIMTETPGGVPLLMYRDMEYVGDVRLKFYMHRGVSPVRLAHVNFVVKDLDREQLFFENLGFVETERYLDQDRKKSVVWLTRIGYSHEIAIARSNRNVPGFHHETYYVHDVRDVIRAADLFASMGYWDNIERGPGRHGATEGYYIYLRDMDKNRFEFFSQDYQVQDPDKWKPVEWTHEQFKYRSDYWARPIPQSWLNEWQPVEGMDGEIKGWEQ; encoded by the coding sequence ATCATAAACGTACTAAGGCTCTCTCACGTGTGTGTAAGGGTAACAGATCTTGAAAAGGCAGAGGATCTGTACGTAAATCTTCTCGGCTTCGTAAAGACCGAGAGGGATGGCGATTTCCTTTACCTAAGGGGTATAGAGGAAGGACAACACCACAGCTTAGTCCTGAAGAGAGCCAAGACCCCTGGGCTCTGTTACGTAGCGCTTAGGGTGAAAGATGATCTAGATAAAGTTAGGGAGATCCTACCCAACAGGTCTGTGAGGGTCAAGGAGAAAGGAGTGGAGGACGCGATCATGACGGAAACTCCAGGTGGAGTTCCCCTCTTAATGTACAGGGACATGGAATACGTCGGTGACGTAAGGCTAAAGTTCTACATGCACAGGGGAGTGTCCCCAGTAAGGCTAGCCCACGTTAACTTTGTGGTGAAGGACCTTGACAGGGAGCAGTTGTTTTTCGAGAACCTCGGCTTTGTGGAGACTGAGCGTTACCTGGACCAAGATAGGAAGAAGTCAGTGGTTTGGCTCACAAGGATAGGTTACTCTCATGAGATAGCCATAGCTAGGTCCAACAGGAACGTCCCTGGATTCCACCACGAGACGTATTACGTTCACGACGTGAGGGACGTAATAAGGGCGGCAGACCTGTTCGCATCAATGGGGTATTGGGATAATATAGAGAGGGGTCCTGGAAGACACGGTGCGACTGAGGGGTACTACATCTACTTGAGGGATATGGACAAGAACAGGTTCGAGTTCTTCAGCCAGGACTACCAAGTCCAAGACCCGGACAAGTGGAAGCCTGTTGAGTGGACCCACGAGCAGTTCAAGTACAGGAGCGACTATTGGGCTAGACCTATACCTCAGAGCTGGCTCAACGAATGGCAACCAGTCGAAGGTATGGACGGAGAGATTAAGGGGTGGGAGCAATGA
- a CDS encoding nucleoside hydrolase: MRRFIIDCDTAEDDIFSFLFLLHKGVQVEGITIVEGNVPFDVEVQNALWASEFGSKYFNSTVKVYPGTTRPLVKGFRTVENVHGSGGVGSTKLRPTTKPEKKHAVDFILETADRYPGELEFLAISPLTNLALAYLKDKSLVEKVKAVWVMGGTIYGRGNITPAAEYNFWVDPDSAKIVLNAGFNLTMVSWDLITQYTVNEEWDRIKDMKTVMSELYLEFYSHYRGFAMSKQKMKGNPHPDLITTAVALNPSIATRVERQSVDVENCDCLTRGATVIDYLNVLGREPNVNVVYEIDRGLFISELMSLLSRF; the protein is encoded by the coding sequence ATGAGGCGCTTCATCATAGACTGCGATACAGCTGAGGACGACATATTCAGTTTTTTGTTTTTGTTACACAAGGGAGTCCAGGTGGAGGGCATAACCATAGTCGAGGGGAACGTTCCCTTCGACGTTGAAGTTCAGAACGCGCTCTGGGCCTCTGAATTTGGGTCGAAGTACTTCAATTCCACGGTAAAGGTATACCCTGGTACGACCAGACCCCTTGTCAAAGGTTTTAGGACTGTTGAAAACGTCCACGGGTCGGGAGGAGTCGGGAGCACTAAGCTGAGGCCAACGACAAAGCCTGAGAAAAAGCACGCTGTAGACTTCATCCTAGAGACGGCTGACAGGTACCCAGGGGAGCTGGAGTTTTTGGCCATATCACCCCTGACTAACCTGGCCTTGGCCTACCTTAAGGACAAGTCCCTGGTGGAAAAGGTGAAGGCGGTCTGGGTCATGGGAGGGACAATCTACGGAAGGGGAAACATTACCCCTGCTGCAGAGTACAACTTCTGGGTCGACCCAGACTCGGCTAAAATCGTACTCAACGCCGGGTTTAACCTGACCATGGTGAGCTGGGACCTTATAACCCAGTATACAGTTAACGAGGAGTGGGATAGGATAAAGGACATGAAAACTGTCATGAGCGAGCTTTACCTTGAGTTTTACTCCCACTATAGAGGATTTGCAATGAGCAAGCAAAAGATGAAGGGGAACCCTCACCCGGACCTCATCACCACTGCGGTCGCCTTAAATCCTTCCATAGCCACTAGGGTCGAGAGACAGTCCGTTGATGTCGAGAACTGCGACTGTCTCACTAGGGGGGCTACAGTCATCGACTACCTGAACGTATTGGGTAGAGAACCTAACGTCAATGTAGTCTACGAAATAGACAGGGGCTTGTTCATTTCAGAGCTGATGTCCCTGCTCTCCAGGTTTTAG
- the sdx gene encoding sulredoxin: MVWKRTISSKALEKAGYAPVKVDDKVVFIANINGNLYGMDAVCSHARCILGILDPENLKVKCRCHDAVFDLKTGAMLEPPYVAKDAPKEKLGLKTYQVRDNGGWIEVDV; this comes from the coding sequence ATGGTGTGGAAAAGAACCATCAGTTCAAAAGCCCTGGAAAAGGCGGGCTATGCACCGGTAAAAGTGGACGACAAGGTTGTTTTTATCGCAAATATAAACGGAAACCTGTATGGTATGGACGCGGTCTGCTCCCACGCCAGATGCATCCTAGGAATTTTAGATCCGGAGAACTTGAAAGTTAAATGCAGGTGCCACGATGCTGTGTTCGACCTCAAGACTGGCGCTATGCTGGAACCACCTTATGTAGCAAAGGATGCCCCTAAGGAGAAGCTCGGGTTAAAGACCTACCAAGTTAGGGACAACGGTGGATGGATAGAGGTGGACGTTTGA
- the treZ gene encoding malto-oligosyltrehalose trehalohydrolase, whose amino-acid sequence MFGPTVSSGKVKFSLWAPYQERASVEILGNGIYDMVKDDMGFFSVEVATEPNSLYKFLIKEGKVPDPASRYQPQGVHGYSQVVSPDFPWTDQGWRGVNKDELVIYELHVGTFSEEGTFKGVINKLSYLKDLGVTAIELMPVAQFPGSWGWGYDGVYPFAVQNSYGRPQDLKELVNQAHSAGISVVLDVVYNHVGPEGNYMPLLGPYLTDKYKTPWGLTFNFDDMGSDQVRALVLENLEYWMGEFHIDGFRLDAVHAIVDNSPKHILEDIADLVHSRGKVVIAESDLNDPRIVSPKDICGYNLDAQWVDDFHHSVHAYLTGEREGYFSDFGSLEDLVKALRDVFVYDGRYSKFRGKTHGRPIPPQVDRNRFVVYVQNHDQVGNRGGGERLSTLVDLDKYKVAAAIYLLSPFVPMIFMGEEYGERNPFYYFSDFSDQKIAQGVREGRRRDNSQVTDPQSRDTFLRSKLSWSFDQEILSFYRELIRIRKIYRPKGSPEVRKGDGWLQIKTGNVLSIFTFSENSVDVTYTGKLLLSSVKFPEIIEPGTVKLKRGVGVYKIEESLALKAGIESV is encoded by the coding sequence ATGTTCGGTCCTACAGTTTCGTCGGGTAAAGTCAAGTTCTCCCTCTGGGCGCCCTATCAGGAGAGGGCCTCTGTGGAAATATTAGGAAATGGTATTTACGATATGGTAAAGGACGACATGGGATTTTTCTCAGTTGAGGTTGCGACTGAGCCTAACTCACTTTACAAGTTTTTGATCAAGGAGGGAAAAGTCCCTGATCCAGCGTCCAGGTACCAGCCCCAAGGCGTCCACGGATACTCACAGGTTGTCTCTCCGGACTTCCCGTGGACAGATCAAGGCTGGAGAGGGGTCAACAAGGACGAACTGGTGATCTACGAGCTGCACGTCGGGACATTCTCTGAGGAGGGGACTTTCAAGGGAGTTATCAATAAGCTCAGTTACCTTAAGGACCTAGGGGTTACAGCCATAGAGCTTATGCCAGTTGCTCAATTCCCGGGAAGTTGGGGTTGGGGGTACGATGGAGTCTACCCCTTTGCAGTCCAGAACTCTTACGGTAGACCACAGGATCTCAAGGAGTTGGTTAACCAAGCACATAGCGCGGGCATATCCGTAGTCCTAGACGTCGTTTACAACCACGTGGGTCCAGAGGGTAACTACATGCCTCTCCTAGGTCCTTACTTAACTGACAAGTATAAGACCCCTTGGGGGCTGACATTTAACTTCGACGACATGGGCAGCGACCAGGTCAGGGCGTTAGTCCTCGAGAACTTGGAGTACTGGATGGGGGAGTTCCACATCGACGGATTCAGGCTCGATGCTGTCCACGCCATAGTGGATAACTCCCCTAAGCATATCTTGGAGGACATAGCTGACTTGGTCCACAGCCGCGGTAAGGTGGTCATAGCAGAAAGCGATCTTAACGACCCTAGGATCGTGAGCCCTAAGGACATCTGCGGTTACAACTTGGACGCACAGTGGGTAGACGATTTCCACCACTCCGTTCACGCCTATCTCACGGGGGAGAGGGAGGGCTACTTCTCAGACTTCGGGAGTTTAGAGGACCTGGTAAAGGCCTTGAGGGACGTCTTCGTCTACGATGGTAGATATTCAAAGTTTAGGGGAAAAACTCACGGGAGACCTATTCCGCCCCAGGTAGATAGGAACAGGTTCGTGGTCTACGTTCAGAACCACGACCAGGTGGGAAACAGGGGAGGAGGAGAGAGGCTCTCCACCTTGGTGGATCTGGACAAGTACAAGGTGGCTGCTGCCATTTACCTACTGTCCCCATTCGTCCCCATGATATTTATGGGGGAGGAATATGGCGAGAGGAACCCCTTCTACTACTTCTCAGACTTCTCCGACCAGAAGATAGCGCAGGGAGTAAGGGAAGGCAGGAGAAGGGACAACTCCCAGGTCACCGATCCCCAGTCGAGGGATACCTTCCTCCGATCTAAGCTCAGCTGGAGCTTTGACCAGGAAATTCTATCCTTCTATCGAGAGCTCATTAGGATAAGGAAGATCTACAGACCAAAGGGGAGTCCTGAAGTAAGGAAGGGTGATGGCTGGCTACAGATTAAAACGGGAAATGTCCTGTCGATCTTCACGTTCTCGGAGAACTCTGTCGATGTAACTTACACCGGAAAGCTTTTGCTATCCTCAGTGAAATTCCCTGAGATTATAGAGCCAGGTACCGTGAAATTGAAAAGGGGAGTAGGGGTCTACAAAATTGAGGAAAGCCTCGCCCTTAAGGCTGGGATTGAAAGCGTTTAA
- a CDS encoding 4-hydroxyphenylacetate 3-hydroxylase family protein has protein sequence MIRKGLDYLRNIREHQPVTYYEGEVVKDVTEHPAFKIPVNTVASYYDLHWREEYKDLRVYNRDVGEETSVTLVRPKSKEELQRLGEGLIKIYDYYRGYFGRSPDYMNLWTMVFYAHAEDYFGKHFGSRFMENAVEVYKESTKRDHFYTHAIVAPMYDRSRPPSQWEDPFIQIGVTEERPEGVVVRGAAMICTAGPYAEMLWYLPNMRRDSDPKYAIYFSIPTDTKGVRFIARRGFQPREGGEFEYPISSRLDEGDAILVLDNVLVPWDRIIFYRKPELIEDLMWHTVSLRGWFNWHFMIQHYSRLKFLAGLAMTVTEAAGTSSFINVQEKIGEILLYVALNEAAFYGSIARAQELPNIVRPDPYMSISASHFNMKAVPRANEILRLITAGASIPIPAGAKDFTNPEERAYLEKYMAMKGLDALERAKTFNLLWDVIGSEAGMRYEQYDRFSRGDPTIRWAQTYTEVFRDRKEQFVKLVKEILDQMPNPKA, from the coding sequence ATGATCAGGAAGGGTTTAGATTACCTAAGGAACATAAGGGAACACCAGCCCGTGACTTACTACGAGGGAGAGGTGGTTAAGGACGTCACGGAGCACCCCGCTTTCAAAATTCCTGTAAACACGGTCGCTAGCTATTACGACCTTCATTGGAGGGAGGAATACAAGGATCTTAGGGTCTACAATAGAGACGTAGGAGAGGAGACAAGCGTAACTCTCGTGAGGCCCAAGAGCAAGGAAGAGCTGCAGAGGTTAGGCGAAGGTCTGATCAAGATCTACGACTATTATAGGGGATACTTCGGGAGGAGCCCGGATTACATGAACCTATGGACAATGGTGTTCTATGCACACGCGGAGGACTACTTCGGGAAACACTTCGGCTCCAGGTTCATGGAGAACGCAGTGGAGGTCTACAAGGAGTCCACCAAGCGAGATCACTTTTACACCCATGCTATTGTGGCTCCAATGTACGATAGGAGTAGGCCTCCCTCCCAGTGGGAGGATCCATTTATCCAAATTGGGGTAACTGAGGAGAGACCTGAAGGGGTCGTCGTGAGAGGGGCGGCCATGATATGTACGGCAGGGCCTTACGCTGAGATGCTCTGGTACCTACCCAACATGAGAAGGGATTCTGACCCTAAATATGCCATATACTTCTCCATCCCCACTGACACCAAGGGAGTTAGGTTCATAGCCAGGAGGGGCTTCCAGCCTAGGGAGGGGGGTGAGTTCGAGTACCCAATATCTTCAAGGCTGGACGAAGGCGACGCGATCCTAGTCCTGGACAACGTCCTAGTCCCTTGGGACAGGATAATATTTTACAGAAAACCAGAGCTCATAGAGGACCTGATGTGGCACACGGTGAGCCTTAGGGGATGGTTTAACTGGCACTTCATGATACAGCACTATTCAAGGCTGAAGTTCCTGGCAGGTCTGGCCATGACAGTCACTGAGGCTGCAGGGACGAGCTCGTTTATTAACGTCCAGGAGAAGATAGGAGAGATCCTCCTGTATGTAGCGCTTAACGAGGCAGCTTTCTACGGTTCCATAGCGAGGGCACAGGAGCTCCCCAACATCGTAAGACCAGACCCATACATGTCGATCTCAGCGAGCCACTTCAATATGAAGGCTGTGCCTAGGGCCAACGAGATACTCAGGCTGATCACTGCTGGAGCTTCAATACCCATACCTGCTGGTGCCAAGGACTTCACAAACCCCGAGGAGAGGGCTTACCTTGAAAAGTACATGGCCATGAAGGGACTGGATGCGCTGGAGAGGGCGAAGACTTTCAACCTGCTATGGGACGTCATTGGGTCTGAGGCAGGAATGAGGTATGAACAGTACGACAGGTTTAGCAGGGGAGACCCAACCATCCGCTGGGCTCAAACCTATACTGAAGTGTTCAGGGACAGGAAGGAGCAGTTCGTCAAACTAGTCAAGGAAATACTGGATCAGATGCCCAACCCTAAGGCGTGA